One window of Nocardioides dongkuii genomic DNA carries:
- a CDS encoding amidase: MSDLHDLTALEQGALVRRREVSPLELVDHYLERADRLDTVGAFVTLTPDLARARAAALADVPEDAGPLHGVPTAVKDLNLTAGVRTTFGSAAFADFVPEVSDGVVLALEAAGTVSLGKTSTPEVGSPCYTEPEGLPPAVTPWDRTRMAGGSSGGAAAAVAAGLVPFAQGSDGGGSIRIPASCCGLVGLKPTRGRISGFPMHGDPVGLATAGPIARTVRDAAAMLDVLAGRRVGDPSWAPPPSESFLASCDREPRRLRVARFSEPVLADSPLDPECRRAWEDASHLLERLGHDVVDVEVPLPREAVPVFETCWAVLTALTEVPPERESLLRPLTRWLAERGRAVSGPDFGLAIGAMRRYAADALAALAPYDAVLTPTLASPPLPVGAIRDDADPAADFARQKEFSPYTSAWNVTGMPAVSLPLHQTPDGLPVGVMLAARPAEEELLLGLAAQVEVAAPWSDRRPPGW, encoded by the coding sequence GTGAGCGACCTCCACGACCTGACCGCGCTGGAGCAGGGCGCGCTCGTCCGACGCCGCGAGGTGTCGCCGCTCGAGCTCGTCGATCACTACCTCGAACGCGCCGACCGTCTCGACACGGTCGGCGCGTTCGTCACGTTGACGCCCGACCTCGCCCGGGCCCGGGCGGCGGCGCTGGCCGACGTCCCGGAGGACGCCGGCCCGCTGCACGGCGTACCGACGGCGGTGAAGGACCTCAACCTCACCGCCGGGGTGCGCACGACGTTCGGCTCGGCGGCCTTCGCGGACTTCGTGCCCGAGGTCAGCGACGGCGTCGTGCTCGCCCTCGAGGCCGCCGGCACGGTCAGTCTCGGCAAGACCAGCACGCCCGAGGTCGGCTCGCCCTGCTACACCGAGCCGGAGGGCCTGCCGCCGGCGGTGACGCCGTGGGACCGCACCCGGATGGCGGGCGGCTCGTCCGGGGGAGCGGCAGCGGCGGTCGCCGCCGGGCTGGTGCCCTTCGCGCAGGGCTCCGACGGGGGCGGGTCGATCCGGATCCCGGCGTCCTGCTGCGGGCTGGTCGGGCTGAAGCCGACCCGGGGCCGGATCTCGGGGTTCCCGATGCACGGGGACCCGGTGGGTTTGGCGACGGCCGGGCCGATCGCCCGGACCGTGCGCGACGCGGCGGCGATGCTGGACGTGCTCGCCGGTCGTCGGGTGGGGGATCCTTCCTGGGCGCCGCCTCCCTCCGAGTCGTTCCTGGCCTCCTGCGACCGCGAGCCCCGCCGGCTGCGGGTGGCGCGCTTCAGTGAACCGGTGCTCGCCGACAGTCCGCTCGACCCGGAGTGCCGGCGGGCCTGGGAGGACGCGTCGCACCTCCTGGAGCGCCTCGGGCACGACGTGGTCGACGTGGAGGTGCCGCTGCCCCGGGAGGCGGTGCCGGTCTTCGAGACCTGCTGGGCGGTGCTGACCGCGCTCACCGAGGTGCCGCCGGAGCGGGAGTCACTGCTCCGGCCGCTCACCCGTTGGCTCGCCGAGCGCGGCCGGGCGGTCAGCGGGCCCGACTTCGGGCTGGCGATCGGCGCGATGCGGAGGTACGCCGCGGACGCGCTGGCCGCGCTCGCGCCGTACGACGCCGTCCTCACGCCCACGCTGGCCAGCCCGCCGCTGCCGGTCGGCGCGATCCGCGACGACGCCGACCCCGCCGCCGACTTCGCGCGGCAGAAGGAGTTCTCGCCGTACACCTCGGCCTGGAACGTCACCGGCATGCCCGCGGTCTCGCTCCCGCTCCACCAGACCCCCGACGGCCTCCCGGTCGGCGTGATGCTGGCCGCCCGGCCCGCCGAGGAGGAGCTGCTGCTCGGGCTCGCCGCGCAGGTGGAGGTCGCCGCACCCTGGTCGGACCGGAGGCCGCCGGGGTGGTGA
- a CDS encoding TetR/AcrR family transcriptional regulator C-terminal domain-containing protein: MRHHRADVVERALAVLDAYGLADLSMRRLGAELGVQPSALYHHFANKQLLLAAVADEVLARGPRPPAEGTWDERVAAVCSGLREAVLAYRDGAELVATVHAFGLGARAPYDDLVAALRHGGLDDGLVPVAARTLVHFVLGHVSDEQTHLQAGSAGAIGDGPRETSDFTLGLGIVVDGIRVRAGELSPGPRPRR; encoded by the coding sequence GTGCGCCATCACCGCGCCGACGTCGTCGAGCGGGCCCTGGCCGTGCTCGACGCCTACGGCCTCGCCGACCTCTCGATGCGCCGGCTGGGGGCCGAGCTGGGCGTGCAGCCCAGCGCGCTCTACCACCACTTCGCCAACAAGCAGCTGCTCCTCGCGGCGGTCGCCGACGAGGTCCTGGCCCGCGGGCCCCGCCCGCCCGCGGAGGGCACGTGGGACGAGCGGGTCGCCGCGGTCTGCAGCGGCCTGCGCGAGGCGGTGCTGGCCTACCGCGACGGCGCCGAGCTGGTCGCGACGGTGCACGCCTTCGGCCTCGGCGCGCGGGCGCCGTACGACGACCTGGTCGCCGCCCTGCGGCACGGCGGGCTGGACGACGGGCTGGTGCCGGTCGCGGCCCGGACCCTGGTGCACTTCGTGCTCGGCCACGTCTCCGACGAGCAGACGCACCTGCAGGCGGGGAGCGCCGGCGCGATCGGCGACGGGCCCCGGGAGACGTCCGACTTCACCCTGGGGCTGGGGATCGTGGTCGACGGGATCCGGGTGCGGGCGGGCGAGCTCAGCCCGGGTCCACGACCGCGCCGCTGA
- a CDS encoding VOC family protein gives MSGSELTPYLCVSDAHAAVGWYVDVLGATVDLAPIEMPDGRVGHVELSAGGARWMMSDPFEEAGVAPPDPGRGSAVSLHLTVGDVDATCARVVAAGTTLDRGPEDSPPAGRVAVFRDPFGHRWFLEQPLP, from the coding sequence ATGTCTGGTAGCGAGCTCACGCCGTACCTCTGCGTCTCCGACGCCCACGCCGCGGTCGGCTGGTACGTCGACGTGCTGGGGGCGACGGTGGACCTGGCCCCGATCGAGATGCCCGACGGACGGGTCGGCCACGTCGAGCTCTCCGCCGGCGGCGCCCGCTGGATGATGTCGGACCCGTTCGAGGAGGCCGGCGTCGCGCCGCCCGACCCCGGGCGCGGGAGCGCCGTCAGCCTCCACCTCACCGTCGGCGACGTCGACGCCACCTGCGCCCGCGTCGTCGCGGCCGGCACCACGCTCGACCGCGGCCCGGAGGACAGCCCACCGGCCGGGCGGGTGGCCGTCTTCCGCGACCCGTTCGGTCACCGCTGGTTCCTCGAGCAGCCGTTGCCCTGA
- a CDS encoding energy-coupling factor ABC transporter ATP-binding protein has translation MPTIELVDAGVTVATPSGDRVVLAPTTLTLTERRIGVVGANGSGKSTLARLLNGLVTPTSGRVLVDDLDVARRGADVRRRVAFVFTDPAAQLVMPTCVEDVELSLRRHEKHAGRRRERALALLAAYGLGAHAHDSVHSLSGGQKQLLALAGVLATEPSVVVADEPTTLLDLANTRRVGDLLLALEQQLVLVTHDLDLARRCDRVLVVEDGRVRFDGPADRAVDEYVASALP, from the coding sequence GTGCCCACCATCGAGCTCGTCGACGCGGGCGTCACGGTCGCCACCCCCTCGGGCGACCGGGTCGTGCTCGCGCCGACCACCCTGACCCTCACCGAGCGCCGGATCGGCGTCGTCGGCGCCAACGGGTCCGGCAAGTCCACGCTGGCCCGGCTGCTCAACGGCCTGGTGACACCGACCAGCGGCCGGGTCCTCGTCGACGACCTGGACGTCGCCCGCCGCGGCGCCGACGTACGCCGTCGGGTGGCGTTCGTGTTCACCGACCCGGCCGCCCAGCTGGTGATGCCGACCTGCGTCGAGGACGTCGAGCTGTCCCTGCGGCGGCACGAGAAGCACGCCGGCCGGCGGCGCGAGCGGGCGCTGGCCCTGCTCGCGGCGTACGGCCTCGGCGCCCACGCGCACGACAGCGTGCACAGCCTCTCCGGCGGCCAGAAGCAGCTGCTCGCGCTCGCCGGCGTGCTCGCCACCGAGCCGTCGGTGGTCGTCGCCGACGAGCCCACGACGCTGCTCGACCTCGCCAACACCCGTCGCGTCGGCGACCTGCTCCTCGCCCTCGAGCAGCAGCTGGTCCTGGTCACCCACGACCTCGACCTGGCCCGCCGCTGCGACCGGGTGCTCGTGGTCGAGGACGGCCGGGTGCGCTTCGACGGGCCGGCGGACCGGGCCGTCGACGAGTACGTCGCGTCGGCGCTGCCGTGA
- a CDS encoding energy-coupling factor transporter transmembrane component T family protein: MSTAILVGVHQPGDTPLHRARVGVKLALLAAYCLCVVVVRSVEWSWVFLATALALPLVGRVRLRTLVRATRVVLYFAVFAAALQWWWYGRDKAVETLVDLISLSLAAIVLSATTPVNAMLDALVRAMRPLRRFGVDPDRVALTFGLAIQALPGTVALALETRDAARARGLGRHPRALLTPFVVRVVARAHETGDALQARGIGD, encoded by the coding sequence GTGAGCACCGCGATCCTGGTCGGCGTCCACCAGCCCGGGGACACGCCGCTCCACCGGGCCCGCGTCGGCGTCAAGCTCGCGCTGCTCGCGGCGTACTGCCTCTGCGTCGTCGTGGTCCGCAGCGTGGAGTGGTCGTGGGTCTTCCTGGCCACCGCGCTCGCCCTCCCGCTGGTCGGCCGGGTGCGGCTGCGCACGCTCGTGCGGGCGACGCGGGTGGTGCTCTACTTCGCGGTCTTCGCGGCGGCGCTGCAGTGGTGGTGGTACGGCCGCGACAAGGCGGTCGAGACCCTCGTCGACCTGATCAGCCTCTCGCTCGCGGCGATCGTGCTCAGCGCCACCACGCCGGTCAACGCGATGCTCGACGCGCTGGTGCGGGCGATGCGGCCGCTGCGCCGGTTCGGGGTGGACCCCGACCGGGTCGCCCTGACGTTCGGGCTGGCGATCCAGGCGCTGCCGGGCACCGTCGCGCTGGCGCTGGAGACCCGGGACGCCGCCCGCGCACGCGGCCTCGGCCGGCACCCGCGGGCCCTGCTCACGCCGTTCGTCGTCCGCGTCGTCGCCCGCGCGCACGAGACCGGCGACGCGCTGCAGGCGCGCGGCATCGGCGACTGA
- a CDS encoding M23 family metallopeptidase — MRLLSTLLVLPLLLVLAPAVPAAAEPDPRWEFFTEDRTRYTSPWYGRAHRIMIPFGCTSAPYYSPDPRCRGGRGFHHGIDVAMPCGTRLFARRGVRVVDNGSLGPAYGRNPLLLRNRKLGFDLVIGHTRRVYVEPGDRVKKGTLIARASDDGAPDGCHLHFEQRAVGGGLSTAVWPRKLLKLRPR; from the coding sequence GTGCGACTGCTCTCGACCCTGCTGGTCCTGCCCCTGCTGCTCGTCCTCGCGCCGGCGGTGCCGGCCGCGGCGGAGCCGGACCCACGGTGGGAGTTCTTCACCGAGGACCGCACCCGCTACACCTCGCCCTGGTACGGCCGGGCGCACCGGATCATGATCCCCTTCGGCTGCACGAGCGCGCCGTACTACTCCCCCGACCCGCGCTGCCGGGGCGGCCGCGGCTTCCACCACGGCATCGACGTCGCCATGCCGTGCGGCACCCGGCTGTTCGCGCGGCGGGGGGTGCGGGTCGTCGACAACGGCTCGCTCGGGCCGGCGTACGGCCGCAACCCGCTGCTGCTGCGCAACCGCAAGCTCGGCTTCGACCTGGTCATCGGGCACACCCGACGCGTGTACGTCGAGCCCGGCGACCGGGTCAAGAAGGGCACGCTGATCGCCCGCGCGTCCGACGACGGCGCCCCCGACGGCTGCCACCTGCACTTCGAGCAGCGCGCGGTCGGCGGTGGCCTGTCCACCGCTGTCTGGCCGCGCAAGCTGCTCAAGCTGAGGCCGCGATGA
- a CDS encoding biotin transporter BioY yields the protein MTTTEDAAAPVDARRRLSTTDLALVAAFAALISACAYVGAIPVGGAGVPITLQTFAVMLSGCLLGPVRGFLAVALYLGLGAIGLPVFAEHSAGTGVFAGPSGGYLLSFPLAALLAGLLVKHLAGDRGKTRALVVFGCSLAASVLVVHPLGVAGMKLHFDVTWSQALTYDTPFWIGDLLKTTVVALVAAEVHRAFPQLLRGRR from the coding sequence ATGACCACCACCGAGGACGCCGCGGCGCCCGTCGACGCCCGCCGTCGCCTCAGCACCACCGACCTGGCGCTGGTCGCCGCCTTCGCCGCGCTGATCTCGGCGTGCGCGTACGTCGGGGCGATCCCGGTCGGCGGCGCCGGCGTGCCGATCACCCTGCAGACCTTCGCGGTGATGCTCAGCGGGTGCCTGCTCGGCCCGGTCCGCGGGTTCCTGGCGGTCGCTCTCTACCTCGGGCTCGGCGCGATCGGCCTGCCGGTCTTCGCCGAGCACTCCGCCGGCACCGGCGTCTTCGCCGGCCCGAGCGGCGGGTACCTGCTCTCCTTCCCCCTCGCCGCGCTGCTGGCCGGGCTGCTGGTCAAGCACCTGGCCGGCGACCGCGGCAAGACCCGCGCGCTGGTCGTCTTCGGCTGCTCCCTCGCTGCCAGCGTCCTGGTCGTCCACCCGCTCGGCGTCGCCGGGATGAAGCTGCACTTCGACGTGACCTGGTCGCAGGCGCTGACCTACGACACGCCGTTCTGGATCGGCGACCTGCTCAAGACCACGGTGGTCGCGCTCGTCGCCGCCGAGGTGCACCGGGCGTTCCCCCAGCTCCTCCGCGGCCGTCGCTGA
- a CDS encoding pentapeptide repeat-containing protein produces MTVRELDGGEVRSEDWYGEDLGAAVFRGVTFIDVDLSECTTAGALFQECVFASCRLNSSTHRASAFIACEFRRTSLFDVTLDGCKLDGSVLTECALRALTVRGGRWRGVTARGAKLAGIDLADVDLGESDLSMADLSRANLRGARLSGATVRGTNLTGADLRGATLDGVDLTAATLRDTRLDLAGAVWLAELSGAVVDPG; encoded by the coding sequence ATGACGGTGCGCGAGCTCGACGGCGGCGAGGTCCGCAGCGAGGACTGGTACGGCGAGGACCTCGGCGCCGCGGTCTTCCGCGGGGTCACCTTCATCGACGTGGACCTCAGCGAGTGCACGACCGCGGGCGCGCTGTTCCAGGAGTGCGTCTTCGCGAGCTGCCGGCTCAACTCCTCGACCCACCGCGCGAGCGCGTTCATCGCCTGCGAGTTCCGCCGGACCAGCCTCTTCGACGTCACCCTGGACGGCTGCAAGCTCGACGGCTCGGTGCTGACCGAGTGCGCGCTGCGGGCGCTGACGGTCCGCGGCGGGCGGTGGCGCGGGGTGACGGCGCGGGGCGCGAAGCTGGCCGGGATCGACCTTGCCGACGTCGACCTCGGCGAGTCCGACCTGTCGATGGCCGACCTCAGCCGCGCGAACCTACGCGGCGCCCGGCTCTCCGGCGCGACGGTCCGCGGCACCAACCTGACCGGCGCCGACCTGCGCGGCGCCACGCTCGACGGCGTCGACCTGACCGCGGCCACCCTGCGCGACACCCGGCTCGACCTCGCCGGCGCCGTCTGGCTGGCCGAGCTCAGCGGCGCGGTCGTGGACCCGGGCTGA
- a CDS encoding GNAT family N-acetyltransferase, with the protein MEAAISVVPANQARAEDLQAVFGSRGPSSRCQCQRYKLAAGETFAGVPSEVRADRLYRQTDCGDPAAPTTSGLVAYLDAEPVGWCAVEPRPHYGGLVRVYKVPWLGRAEDPADESVWAVTCLLTRAEFRKRGVSRALARAAVGFARDRGARALEAYPMTTTAAITEELHVGSLATYAAAGFREVSRPTPRRAVMRIDFGPG; encoded by the coding sequence ATGGAAGCCGCCATCTCTGTCGTCCCCGCCAACCAGGCTCGGGCCGAGGACCTGCAGGCCGTCTTCGGGTCGCGCGGTCCGTCCTCGCGGTGCCAGTGCCAGCGGTACAAGCTCGCGGCGGGCGAGACCTTCGCGGGCGTCCCGAGCGAGGTCCGGGCGGACCGGCTCTACCGGCAGACCGACTGCGGCGACCCCGCCGCTCCGACGACCAGCGGCCTGGTCGCCTACCTGGACGCTGAGCCCGTCGGGTGGTGCGCGGTCGAGCCCCGCCCCCACTACGGCGGACTGGTCCGGGTCTACAAGGTGCCGTGGCTGGGGCGCGCCGAGGACCCGGCGGACGAGAGCGTCTGGGCCGTGACCTGCCTGCTGACCCGGGCCGAGTTCCGGAAGCGCGGCGTCAGTCGCGCGCTGGCACGCGCCGCGGTCGGCTTCGCCCGTGACCGAGGCGCCCGCGCGCTCGAGGCGTACCCCATGACGACGACCGCGGCCATCACCGAGGAGCTGCACGTCGGCAGCCTCGCGACGTACGCCGCCGCCGGCTTCCGGGAGGTGAGCCGGCCGACCCCGCGCCGAGCCGTGATGCGGATCGACTTCGGGCCGGGCTGA
- a CDS encoding GNAT family N-acetyltransferase gives MVTLRRTAELVPAQLDEVRAFLDDAFGDFSDDDWRHALGGRHALVHEDGVLVAHGSLVPRRLLAGGRSLRTGYVEAVAVRPDRRRRGHGGAVMAALEALAPAYDLLALSASDAGVPLYEARGWQCWRGPTSVLTPTGLVRTPEDDGSVYVLGGSVDLDSPIGCDWRDGDVW, from the coding sequence GTGGTGACCCTGCGCCGCACCGCCGAGCTGGTGCCCGCCCAGCTGGACGAGGTGCGCGCGTTCCTCGACGACGCCTTCGGCGACTTCTCCGACGACGACTGGCGGCACGCACTCGGCGGCCGGCACGCCCTGGTCCACGAGGACGGCGTCCTGGTCGCGCACGGCTCGCTGGTGCCGCGACGGCTGCTCGCCGGCGGCCGTTCCCTGCGGACCGGGTACGTCGAGGCGGTCGCGGTCCGCCCCGACCGGCGCCGCCGCGGCCACGGCGGCGCGGTGATGGCCGCCCTCGAGGCCCTCGCCCCGGCGTACGACCTGCTGGCGCTGAGCGCCTCCGACGCGGGCGTCCCGTTGTACGAGGCGCGCGGCTGGCAGTGCTGGCGCGGGCCCACGTCGGTGCTCACGCCCACCGGGCTCGTGCGGACGCCCGAGGACGACGGCTCGGTGTACGTGCTCGGCGGTAGCGTCGACCTCGACAGCCCGATCGGCTGCGACTGGAGGGACGGCGATGTCTGGTAG